The Candidatus Beckwithbacteria bacterium region CTAAAGGATTAATGGTTTTAGCCCAAGTCGCTTGAGCTTGAGTACAGCAAATAAAACGATCCGGAAAAAGCCATAAATTAAAACGATCAATTAGACCAATACCAGCAAAGCCAGCTAAAATTATTTTTTTATGAAACTTAAGACAAAATAATTTGCTTAACCAGCTCATCCAACCGTTATTCAAAGGCATTAAAATATCCGGAGGATTGTTGGCTAACAGTCGTAAGGTTTGTTGAGAAAATTGCTTTATGGTGAGTTTCGAGTCTTTTTTTTTGGAATAAACAGTTAAGGAAAATTTAGATTTTAAGCACCGAGTAATTTCCGTCACAAACGTTTCCACTCCCCGGCTGACCGAGCCGGAATAATAACTTAAAATCGCCACGCTAATTTTTTTTGACATAAGTCCAAGCCAGTAAGGCTAAAACGCTGTTAATAATCACTAAAGTAACGGTGATTGCCCAAGCGGCTCCGTAAGAACCGTAAAGCGGCATTAAAATAAAATCTAAAGTGATTAATAATATCAGTTGACATAAGTTAATTAGTAAAAATAATTTTGTCCGGTGCGTAGAATAAATTAAGTGGCTGGTAAAAGGTGCACCGGCTAAAAAAGCGGCAAAGCCAAAGGCCAAAATCCGGACAAGAGGGATTGATAAATTATATTTTTGGCCGAAAATCAAATTAACCAGCCAGGGGCTTAAAGGAATAATCGCCAAAGATAAACAGGCTAAACTTAAACTTAAAATTGTGGCTTTGGTTAAATATTGCCGGGTTTTTTTACCGGTGTCAAAAGAAGCAAACCGGGGCGCAAACACCAAAGACAAGGCCGCGGCCAGCTGAATAGCCGGCATAAAAAACCGGTAAGCGGCCTGATAAATTCCGGTAGCGCTGGGTCCGCTGAAACGCAACAATAAAATCGAGTCGATCCGGCCGTGAATCGCGGCAACGATAAAACCCAAAGTCAGCCATTTCTGAAAGTTAAAAAACTTTCTTTTAACCGACACGTCCAAAGGACTGGCTAAAAACCGCCAAGAAATTAGACTGGCACCGACTAAAAAAGCCGTTAAAGCCCCAAGCACGTAAGCCACTAAAGCCAGTTCCACGGTTAAATGGAAAAAATAATAAAAACTTAAGATAAATAACAGGCGTAAAAGATTGGTACTGACATCAATTACCGAATCGCTAATAAATCTTTTCTGCGCCTGTAAAACTGAGCGGGGGAAACGCAGCAGGAAAACGGCCGGGATTATGCCGGAAGCGACTAACAACGGCGTTTTCAACTGTGGCTGGATAAGTGTCGCCAACGGCTGGCTGGCAAAGGTAAACAATAACCCTAAGACCAAGCCTAAAAACAGTTTTAAATAAAAGCCGAATTTAATAAATGCCCGCGGCCGGTCCGTCCCGGCGGCAAATTTCACCAAAGAATTACTGATAGCTAGTTCCAGTGAATCAGTAATAATCACCACCACCGCTAAAGCAGAAACATATAAGCCAAAGCCTGACGGACCTAAAAAACGGGCAATAAAAAAAATACTTAAGGCTGACAAAACCGTGCTGATCCCCATGCCAATTGTCACCACGGTACTATCCTTAATGGTCTGGCTAGAAAAAAACTGCTTCATGCTTATTTCAGGCTGTTTTGGCAACAATTAAGATACCGATAATAATCACGAATAACCCCATCCAGCGAAGTGCCGGTACCGACTCGCCTAAAATTAATTTGGAAAGGAAAACGGTGACGACGTAAGAAAAAGCCACTAACGGATAAACAAAACTTAATTTTTCTTTAGATAAAACCATTAACCATAAAATCAGGCTGGCCCCGTAAAAAAATAAACCCAGAATAATCGTCGGATTGGTAAAAGTTTTCCAAAGATTAAAAACTCCTAATTTATTCATGCCGATTTTTAAGATTAACTGGCCAATTGCCGCCAGGATAATTGGAGTGAAAATTAACAAGAAACGCATAGTATGATACTATCACACTAAATATGACTAAACTAGCAAATAACGGAAAAACCGTGCTGATTTCCGGCG contains the following coding sequences:
- a CDS encoding oligosaccharide flippase family protein, with the translated sequence MKQFFSSQTIKDSTVVTIGMGISTVLSALSIFFIARFLGPSGFGLYVSALAVVVIITDSLELAISNSLVKFAAGTDRPRAFIKFGFYLKLFLGLVLGLLFTFASQPLATLIQPQLKTPLLVASGIIPAVFLLRFPRSVLQAQKRFISDSVIDVSTNLLRLLFILSFYYFFHLTVELALVAYVLGALTAFLVGASLISWRFLASPLDVSVKRKFFNFQKWLTLGFIVAAIHGRIDSILLLRFSGPSATGIYQAAYRFFMPAIQLAAALSLVFAPRFASFDTGKKTRQYLTKATILSLSLACLSLAIIPLSPWLVNLIFGQKYNLSIPLVRILAFGFAAFLAGAPFTSHLIYSTHRTKLFLLINLCQLILLITLDFILMPLYGSYGAAWAITVTLVIINSVLALLAWTYVKKN
- a CDS encoding EamA family transporter, coding for MRFLLIFTPIILAAIGQLILKIGMNKLGVFNLWKTFTNPTIILGLFFYGASLILWLMVLSKEKLSFVYPLVAFSYVVTVFLSKLILGESVPALRWMGLFVIIIGILIVAKTA